Part of the Phycisphaerae bacterium genome, CGACTGACTGAAGCAGCGTGGCCGGTGTTCGAGTTTCTGATCAATTTTGGGCGACAGGTTAAGTACGGCAATGTTCCGACGCCTGAACAAGTGCGGTACGAAGCGTTGTCGGCGGTGCGGGACGCCGAGGACATCGCCCGTAACGATCCGGTCACGGAGCGCTGCTGGAACGATCGCATCAAGGCGATGCTCGTTTACCTGATCGACTACAAGCTTCTGAACACGAACTGGCGCGGGCAATCCTACTGGTTTGACAATCGATTCGAGACGGACCCGGAGGTTCTGAATCACGTCGAGTCTCTTGGCGGCGACAAGTTCTTCGAAGACTGTGACGAAATGCAGCGCGAATACGAACTGGCCGAGCGCCGTGATCGACGCGACAAGGATGAACTGGCCGAAATGCTGAATCTATATTTCGTAGCGCTTCGGCTCGGATTCAAGGGACGATTTCACGATCGACCGATGGAACTTGCCGATTATGTCCGCAAGCTTTATTCACGGCTGCCCGCCTATGCCACGACCCGCGCGAAGGAAATGTTTCCTGATGCGTATGAGAACGTGGCCGAGGAGCGCGTCGATTACAAGCTGGGCATGAGCCTCACCGTGATTGCTTCGATCCTGCTGGCGACGCTGATTTTTTCCGGCATTGGACTGCGCGTGGCATGGAAACAAGCAGTTGGTGACATCGCAACGGCTGCTGAGGGAGTGAGGAAGGGCGAATTTTTTGAGCAGACGGCATTGGCGGCCAGCGAGAAGAATCGTGAGGCGACGTCCGATCGGTGAGGTACGATCATCGGACGATGGATGGACGGTGCCTGCGTCGGATGCGATCGAGTTTCAGATTCCGATACGATGGCGACGTTCCGCCCACATTCCTGCTTTGAGGGAGCGGCATGTTTAAGAAAATCCTGACGGCATACAAGGAACTCCCGCCAGAACTCCGCATTGTTCTGGCGATGGCGGGACTGGCCTCGCCTTACGGCGCGTTCGAGTTGCTGCGCGCCATGTTTCCGGGCGTTTCGACGCGCGTCCTGATCTTCAGTGTTGCGGGCGTTCTGGCCGGCCTGGCGATAATTGGGTTCCTGGGCTCGAAGCTCTTCACGATGGGCAAGAAGCGCCGCGCCAACAAGCTCGCGAGCGATCTGTCGAGTCAGGAATCCGGCGGGCCGGTCTCGATGGATGTTCGAGCGGCCATCAAATCGAACAACGAGAAATTCTTCACCGCGATTCGCGAGATGAAGAAGAACCTGAACGTCAACGTATACGATCTTCCCTGGTACATCGTCATCGGCGATTCGGGTTGCGGCAAGACGAAACTGATCAATGAGGGCGGACTTACTTTTTCGACGGGCAAGCCTGAAGGCTATCAGCTTGGCACGCTGAACTACAACTGGTGGTTCACGGAAGACGCCATCTTCGTTGACATGGCGGGACGCCTCTGCAATCCGCAGGACGATGCGGACCATCGCGAGTGGCAGGCCTTTCTCGATACGATCGCGAAAGGCCGCAAGGGCTTTCCGATCAACGGCGCGCTGGTGTGCGTTTCGGCTGATCATCTCCTGCAGGACTCCCCGGAGAAGCACGAGCAGGATGCCAATACGGCGCTCGAGCGCCTGCGCGAACTTCAGACGCGCCTCGGCGTGACGTTTGCGACCTATCTGGTCGTCACCAAGTGCGACAAGATTCTCGGATTCATGCAGTTCTTTGACCGCGCCGAGCGCGACATCAGCTTTCGAAATCAGATCTTCGGCTGGTCAAAGCCGGGCGATTTCGCCACGCTGTATGATCCCGAGCAATTCATGGGCGATTTTGACGGGTTGTACACCCGCCTGAATGAACTTCGGATCCGGCGGCTGAACGACGACGTCGACGAGCATGAACTGGGCATGGCCTACAGCTTTCCGGAGGAATTCCGGGAGATCCGCGAGCCATTGCAAACCTACATGCGCACGCTCTTCCCGATGATCAAGCAGGCCCGCGTCGTCAAGAATCTGATTTTCCGCGGCGTGTATTTCACGACTGCGACTCAGCAGGGCTCCGTTATTCTCAAGCACCTGGCTGAACGACTTGGCAACGACGCGGCCCAGAACATTCCCACCCTGGAAGAACTCTATCCGAAGCCCCGCGCGCATTTCATCAAGGACCTGTTCTTCCGCAAGGTGTTTCGCGAATACGGGCTTGTCTTCCGAAACGAACAGGACGCCGCCAAACACCAAAAACTGGCCCGATTGTTGCGTGGCGCCACGGTCGCCGTGACGTTCATCGTCCTCGCGACGCTCATTTACGGCTTTACGCGATTCAACGGACTGATCGGCGATGCGCGCACCATGGTCATCGCCGCTCAGAATGACAAGGGCGAGGCATTGCCGCCGCCCGTCGTCGTGGCAACCAAAGCGGAGACGCAGGCGATTGATGCGTGCGTCAAACTCGGAAAGTACCGTCAATCGCTGATCGACAATCCGTGGGCGGCGAGACTCCTGTCGTTGTTCTGGGACAGCGGCCAGCCTCAACGCGACCTTCAGACCATACGCACCGGACTGTTTGAACAGGCGGTGCTGCGCCCCGCACTGGAGCGCGTCGAAAAAGCGCTCGTGTCGACGAAGCTCGGAGAATATGGCGACTCGAAGGAGCACCACGAGCGGGCCGAAAAGTTTCGCCGCGCGCTGGTTGTCTATCTGAAACTTCTGGCATATCGCGACCGCGAAGGCGAGCGCCCCACGCTCGAACAGCCGGACTTTGAGTCCCTTTTCTCGCTGGTCAAGGAAAAGGAGTCGGACAAGGGTGATGTCATCGGGCAGGTTTCATGGGGCGTCTTCATGTCCGAACTGGGGCAGTACATCACTCAATATCCCCGGGATGAGAATCTGAACCCGTCCGCGATCCTTCGCGGCCGCGGTTTTGATTCGTACGCGGCGGCGACGGCGGCGCTGGAGACCTATCGCCGATATCTCATGCCGCTTGCGACGCTCGATGAGAATCACCCGGACCGCACCGTTCAGAAGTGGATGCTGGTGAAAAAATCCTGCGCTGATATCGAGAGCGCTTATTCACAGATCCTGGCGCTCAGCGGGCGAGAGATCGGTGATCGCAATGATCTCGAAACACTCCGAGTCGAGTTCTCCAAGCAGCACGGCGTGCTCAAGGCAGCGTTCGAGAACTGCCGCTGGGAAGAGACCAAGGGCGAATTCCGCCAGCGTGGCGAACCGCTCAAGCCGCTGGGCGTCGCACTTTCCGAGATGCGCGACAAGGAGTGGA contains:
- a CDS encoding DotU family type IV/VI secretion system protein yields the protein MAEREPGKHRLTEAAWPVFEFLINFGRQVKYGNVPTPEQVRYEALSAVRDAEDIARNDPVTERCWNDRIKAMLVYLIDYKLLNTNWRGQSYWFDNRFETDPEVLNHVESLGGDKFFEDCDEMQREYELAERRDRRDKDELAEMLNLYFVALRLGFKGRFHDRPMELADYVRKLYSRLPAYATTRAKEMFPDAYENVAEERVDYKLGMSLTVIASILLATLIFSGIGLRVAWKQAVGDIATAAEGVRKGEFFEQTALAASEKNREATSDR